The sequence GCGCCGCCGGCGCGGACGATGGCCCGGAGGATGTCGCCCCGGGAGACGATGCCGACGAGCCGGCCGGCCCGCAGGACCGGCAGCCGGGAGACGCGGCGCTCGTGCATCACGGTCGCCGCCTCCTCCAGGGTGTCGTCCTCGCCGATCGTCACCGGGCGGTCGGTCATCACCTCGCCGACGGTCGCCGCCACCGCCTTGTGGAGCTCGTCCTCGAAGCGCCGCACCGACGACGGCAGCTCCAGGTAGGAGCCGAACAGCGAGATCACCGTCGGGTAGTGGAGCCGGGTCTCCTGCACGATGAGGTCGTCGGTCGAGACCATGCCGACGACCCGGTCGTCGTCGTCGACCACCGGCGCCCCGTCGACGTCCCGCTCGACCAGCGCCCGCATGGCGTCCTGGACGGGCATGTCGGCCGAGAACGTCAGCACGTCGGTGGTCATCACCTCCCGGACGAGCGTGGACGCTGGCATCAGGCCTCCCGGGTCGGGTCGTCGAGCACGACCGGCAGCAGGTCGGCCAGGTCGCCGGCCACCAGGCCGCGGCGGAAGCCTAGGGCGCCGGCCCGGCCGTGCAGCCAGGCGCCGGCCGCCGCCGCGCGGGCCGGCGGGACGCCCTGGGCGAGGCGGGCGGCGACGGTGCCGGTGAGCACGTCGCCGGTGGCCGACAGGAGGGCGGCGCCGTCCGGGTCGGCCACGACCGTCGTCGGCCCCTTCAGCAGCACGGTCGCCCCCAGCCGGGCGGCCAGCCGGCGGGCGGCGTCGACCCGGTCGGGCGGCGGCGGTGCGCCGGCCAGGCGGGCGAACTCGCCGTCGTGGGGGGTGAGGACGGTGGGCGCCGGGCGAGCCCGCAGGACGGCCTCGGGACCGTCGCCGCCCGCCAGCGCGGTCAGGCCGTCGCCGTCGACCACCACGGGGACGGGCGCGGCGGCCAGCACCTCGCGCACGCCGGCGTCGGTGGCCGGCGCCCGGCCGAGGCCCGGGCCGGCGGCCAGCGCGCCGAACCGGTCGAGGTCGTCGAGGACGGCGGGCGCGAACCCCTCGGCCGGCAGCGCCCGGCCGACGGCCTCGGTCGGGCGCAGCGGGTCGTCGTCCACGCCGGGGGAGCCGACCCGCACGTACCCGGCGCCGGCCCGCTGGGCCGCCCTCGCCGCCAGGTGGGCGGCGCCGGTCATCCCCGGCGAGCCGGCCAGCAGCCAGACGGCCGCCTTCCACTTGTGGCTGTCCCGCGCCCGGTCCGGCAGCCAGGCCGCCACGTCGGCCGCCTCGACCAGGTGGGCGGTCGCCCCGGACACGTCGAGGCCGATGTCGGCCACCTGCACCTCCCCGGCCAGCGCCGGGCCGGCGCCGAGGAGGAGGCCGGGCTTCAGGGCGGCGAAGGTGACCGTGCGGACGGCGGCCAGCGCCCCCCCGCCGACCTCGCCCGTCAGCCCGTCCACCCCGGAGGGGATGTCGACGGCGAGCACGGGCGCGCCGGCCGGGTCGGGCGGTGCCCATCCGCCCCGGAAGCCGGTGCCGTAGGCGGCGTCGACCACGAGGTCGGCCCGGGGCAGGCGGGGCGGCACGCCGGCGGCGTCGAGGACCTCGACCCGCACGCCGCGGGCGGCCAGCCGCCGGGCCGCGGCCCGGCCGTCGGCGCCGTTGTTGCCCTTGCCGGCGACGACGACCACCCGCCGGCCGTAGGTCCCGCCGAGGAGGTCGACGGCCGCCCTGGCCACCGCCGCCCCCGCCCGCTCGATGAGCACCTCGACCGGCTCGGGCGCGGCCGCGTCGACGGCCCGCATCTCCTCGGGAGTGACAACGGGGCGCACCGGCTACAGGGCGATGGCGATCGCCGAGGCCGTGCGCTCGGTGTGGGTGAGCGACAGGCGCCAGCCGGTGATGCCCAGCTCCTCGGCCAGCTCGGCGGCCTTGCCGTGGAGCACGAGCGACGGCGCGCCCGTCGCCGCCCGCACGACCTCGACGTCGCGGAAGGAGAACTTCCAGAGGCCGACGCCCATCGCCTTCATCGCCGCCTCCTTCGCCGCAAACCGGGCCGCCAGCCGCTCGGTCGGGTCCCGCCGCCGGTTGGCGTAGGCCCGCTCGCCGTCGGTGAACAGCCGCTCGGCGATCCCGGGCGTGCGCTCGAGCGTCCGCCGGAACCGGTCCAGCTCCACCGCGTCGATCCCGACGCCGACGACCGCCCCGCCCGCCGCCACGCCGCCACCCGCACCGTCGCCGGTCGCCGGTGCAGCGGCCGGCTCGCCCGGCGTCGGGCCCGTCGACGCGGCCGGGTCGCTCGTGGCGGCGCGCCCGTCCCCGACGTCGCCCGTCGAGGCGCGCCCGTCCGCGGCGTCGCCGGTCGCCGGGTCGGTCGTCGAGGCGCGCTGGTTGCCGGCGACGGCACCTGGCGTCGGCGCGGTCGCCGCGTCGCCGGTTCCGGCGTCGGGCGCCGGGGCGGTGGCCGGGTCGCCGGTCGCGGGGCCGCTACCCGCGGCCGCCGTCACCGGTGGCGGCGCTGCTCGCCGGGCGTCATCGGCGCCACCTTCCCGCCAGCTCCTGCACCGGCTCGGTGAGCAGCTCGAAGACGGGGACGTCGGCGAGGAGGTCGTCCCGGAAGGACGGCTCGGTCTCGGTCACCGCGTCCGACAGCTCGGCGTACCGGTTGCGGTACCCCTCGAGCACCGCCCGGGCGGCCGTCGCCGCCAGCCGGTCCCGGAAGCGCACGTGCAGGAGCCCGATGCCGGTCGCCACCCCGCCCTTCACCTCGGGGACGAGCAGGATCGTCCGGCTGTCGGCCGCGCCCCGCTCCACCAGCACCTCGCGCTCGTTCGCCACCCGCCGCTTGGTGCCCCGCAGCCGGGGGTCGCGGTCGGTGCGGCTCGGGATCCCGGCGGCCACCCCGCCCCGGTCGAGCACGGCGATGGCCGCCGACGGGTCGGCCGGGTCGCCGTCGATGCGGTAGTGCGTGTACCCGACCACCTTCTCGACGGCGCCGTCGAGGGCGGCCAGCGTGCGCAGCGCCCGGTAGCTCAGCCCGTCGCGGGCCACTCCGGCGCCGAGCACATCCTCCACCAGCGGCACCCGCAGGAGCGTCTCGTCGCTGCGGGAGATGCCGACGGTGACGGTCTTCGCCTGGTGCTTGATGGCGTCGACCGGCCGGGTCAGCTCCTCGATGGCGCGGGTGAGGGCGGCGTTCAGGTCCTCGACGACCACGCTCGGGCTGCCGACCTTGCCGTGCTCGACCTGGTACGCCTCGAGCGGGACGACCCCGGTCGCGTACCGCAGGAGCGAGGCCAGCCGCACGGCCGTGCTCGCCTCGAGGTGGCCGTCGTACCCGCCCGTGCGCAGCCCGTCGAGGAACCGCTTCCCGGCGCCGTCGAGCGCCGGGCCGATGGCCTCGAGGGCGAGGTCGCCCGGCCGGCCGGAGGCGATGGCCGCGTCGAGCACCGAGCGGGCCTCCCGCAGCGGGCGGGCCGACCCGTCGATGGCGAGGGCGGCCTCGTACCCGAACAGGTGGCCGGCGAGGGCGGCGAGCACGAAGGCCAGCTGCGGCGCCGTCGCCGGCACCGGCAGCACTTCGAGGGCGGCGTCGAAGCGGCCCTGGCCCTCGGTGGCGATCACCAGCGGGGCCGCCTTGTGGGCCCGGTAGATGGCGACCTCCTTGGCGACGTCGTCCGCCGTCGACCCGCCGAGCCCGGCCGCGCAGACGAGGATCAGCGGCTCCGAGGACAGGTCGATGTGCTTCTTGTCCTCGGTGGCGTCGCAGGCGATCGACTTGTAGCAGAGCTCGCTCAGCTTGATCCGCAGCTCGGCCGCGGTGATGCGGTTGCGGCCGTTGCCGACGACCGCCCAGTACCGCCGGCTCGGCGCGTAGCGGGCGGCCGCCTCCGCGATGCGGGGGCGTAGCGCGAGCGCGCGCTCCATGGCCTCGGGCAGGGTGCGCAGCGCGGCCAGCACCTCGCTCCGGTGGCCGCGGTCGCCGGCGCCGAGGTGGTCGGCGATGGCGTAGGCCAGCAGGAACCCGGCCGCCACCTGCGCGTAGAACGCCTTCGTGGAGGCGACGCTCATCTCCACGTCCCGCCCGTCGGACGTGTAGAGCACGCCGTGCGCCTTGTCGGTCAGGTCGCTGTTCCGGCGGTTGACGATGGCGACGACGACGGCCCCGCGGTCCTTCACGAGGTCCACCGTGCGGTTCGTGTCGGTGGTCGTCCCCGACTGGCTGATCGCGACCACGAGCGTGTCGCTCATGTCGTCCCGGAGGTGGAAGCCCGACAGCTCGGTGGCGGGCAGCGCGGTGACGGCGACGCCGGTGCCTGCCAGCTCGTCGACGAGCGTGGCGGCCAGGCTCTGGCCGGCGACGGCCGCCGTGCCCTGGCCGATGACGACGACCTGGCGGATGCGGCCGTCGGCCAGCCGGGCGACGGCCTCGTCCGGCAGCGTGTCCGCGCCGAGCCGCACGGTCAGCTGCCCGTCCTGCTCCCGGATGCGGCCCCGCAGGGTCTTGCGGAACGAGGTGGGCGCCTCGTGGATCTCCTTCAGCAGGAAGTGCGGGAACTCCCGGCGGTCGATGTCGCGCGTGGTGATGGCGGCGGTGACGACCTCGCGCTCGTGCACGGGCAGCGACGTCCCGTCGTAGGCCAGCCGGAGGATCCCGTCGAGCTCGCCCGCCCGCCGGCCGTCGAGGGCGACGACCTGCCCGGTGCTCGCCGGGTTGTCGGGGTTCGACGGCGTCTCGCCGTCGAGGCGGACGTAGCGGGGCGTCTCCTCGACGAGGCCGTAGGGCTCGCTGGCGACGATGAAGGTGTCCTCGGCGAGGCCGACGTAGAGGGCCTGGCCGCTCCCCCGCTGGGCGAGCAGGAGCGAGGCCGGGTCGGCCGCCGACTGGGCGGCGATCGCCACCGAGCCCTCGAACGCGGCCACCGTGCGCCGGAACGCCTGGGGCGGCGGCTCGCCGGTGGCCAGCCGGCGGGCGGTCAACACCGGGATGACCTTGGCGTCGGTGGTGATCTCGGCGGCCACCCGCAGGTCGTGGGCGGCGATGAGGTCGGCGTAGTTGTCGATGTCGCCGTTCAGCGCGGCGACGACGTAGGGCGCCGGCGCGGCCGCCACCTCCTCGCTGTTGAGCGGGTGGGCGTTGGCCTCCGAGATGATCCCGACCGACGCCCACCTGGTGTGGGCGAGCACGGCCGCCTCGGCCGTGTCGGCGGCGAGGGCCAGGTGGAGGAGGGGGTCGTCCGTCATGGCCGCCCGGATGGCCCTCGTGTTGTCGCCCAGCTCGCCGATCTCGGCCGCCGCCTTGTAGACGAAGCTCAGCGCGGCCTGCCCGTCGGCGCCGGCCGGCACCCGGCGGACGGCGGTCGACAGGAACAGCGGGTCGGCGGCCCGGCGGTCGAGCAGGGCCCGGACGGCGGGGCCGTCGAGGTCGAGCCCGTGGCCGGTGACGAGCACGTGGACGCCGGCCGAGTCGCGGCCCCTGACCTCCAGCCGGTCGATGGCCGACAGGGCCGACTGGATCGTCGAGAACGCGGCCAGGCCGGCGGCCGAGGCGTCCCGGCCGGCGAGGTCGGCCGTCGCCCTGACCGTGCGGAGCCGGTCGCGGCGCACGGCCCAGGTGGCGTCCTTCAGGCGGATGATGGCGGCGTTGACGGCCTCCTGCTCGCCCTCCGAGACGTCCGCCGCGCCCTCGTCGAGGGCGGCCTCGACGGCGGCGACCCGCTCCTCGACGGCCGCCACCCGCCCGTCGACGGCGGCCGGCAGCGCCGCGCTCCCCGTCAGCGCGAGCAGGCCGGGCACGCCCCGGAGCAGGCGGTCGACCGACTCGACGGCCTCCGCGGCAGCGGCCAGCGCCGCCCGGTCCGGCCGCCCGTCGAGCGCGTGGAGCGCGGCGTCGAGCGGGTCGGTCAGCTCGGCCGGCGACGGCTGGGGCCGGCGGTGGGGGCGACGGAGGATGGCGACGATCCCGCACATGGCCGCCAAGTGTAGGTGGGGGGTGCGACAGGCTCCCGGGCGCCCGGTCAGCCGCCGGCGACGCGGCGGACGGCGTCGACCAGGCGGGCGGCGGCGGCCTCCGCCACCTCCGGCCGCTCGGCCTCGACCATCACCCGCACGACCGGCTCGGTCCCGCTCGGGCGGATCAGCACCCGGCCCCGCTCGCCGAGGTCGGCCTCGACGGCGGCGACGTCGTCGGCCACCTCGTCGGCGATCGTCGGCCGCCGCTCGGCGACCGCCACGTTGCGCAGCACCTGGGGCAGGCGGGTCATCGCCCCGGCGGCCAGGTCGGCCAGCGGGCGGCCGCTGCGGTGGACGAGGTCGAGGACCTGGACGCCGGTCAGCAGCCCGTCGCCGGTCGTCGCCAGGTCGTGGAACACGACGTGGCCGGACTGCTCGCCGCCGAGGGACCAGCCGCCGGCGTCGAGCGCCTCGAGCACGTACCGGTCGCCGACCGCCGTCTCCACCACCTCGATCCCCCGCTCGGCCATGGCGAGGCGGAACCCGAGGTTGCTCATCACGGTGACGACGACGGTGTCGCCGGCCAGCCGGCCCCGGTCGCGGAGATCGGTCGCGCACATGGCGATGAGGTGGTCGCCGTCGACCAGGCGGCCGGCGGCGTCGACGGCCACGACCCGGTCGGCGTCGCCGTCGAAGGCCAGGCCGGCGTCGGCGCCGGCGGCCACGACCGCCCGGCACAGGTCGCCCGGCGACGTCGACCCGCAGCCGTCGTTGATGTTGCGGCCGTCGGGCTCGTCGTGGATGGCGGTCACGTCGGCGCCCAGCCGCCGCAGGACGTCCGGCGCCGCTGCGGAGACGGCGCCGTTGGCGCAGTCGACCACGACCGAGAGCCCGTCGAGCCGGCGGCCCTCGACCGTCGCCGCCACCGCCGCCATCCACCGCTCGGCCGCCTCGGCCCGGTCCACGACCCGGCCGACCCCGTCGCCGACCGGCCGGTCGCCGTCGGCCGCGCCGCCGGCGAGCACCTCGCGGAGCACCCGCTCGATGTCGTCCTCGACGGCGTCGGGGAGCTTGCGGCCGCCCGGCGCGAACAGCTTGACCCCGTTGTCGGGGAACGGGTTGTGCGACGCGGAGATCGCCGCGCCGGGGACGCCGTCCGCCGCCGACAGCCAGGCCACGGCGGGGGTGGGGACCACGCCGACCCGGTCGACGTCGGCGCCCTCGGCCGCCAGCCCCGCGCACAGGGCGGCCTCGACGAGCGGGCCCGACCAGCGGGTGTCGCGGCCGACGACGAACCGGTCGCCGCCGAGCACCCGGGCGGCGGCGCGACCGAGCGCGAGGACCAGCTCCGGGGTCAGCTCGGCGTTGGCGACGCCGCGGACGCCGTCGGTGCCGAAGCGCAGCACCTGCCAGCCCCCGCGGGGATCAGCGCTTCGAGTACTGGGGCGCCTTGCGGGCCTTCTTCAGCCCGTACTTCTTCGACTCCTTCTCCCTCGCGTCGCGGGTGAGGAACCCGGCCTTCTTGAGGGAGGGGCGGAGCTCGTCGTCGAGGCCGGCGAGGGCGCGGGCCAGGCCCATGCGAAGGGCGCCGGCCTGGCCGGACACCCCGCCGCCGTCGAGGGTGGCGTCGACGTCGTAGACCTCGGCGGTGTTCGTGAGCCGCAGCGGCTCGGTGACGATCATCCGGTGCGTCTCGGAGGGGAAGTACTCGGCGAGGTCGCGGCGGTTGATCGTCACCTTCCCGGAGCCCGGCCGGACACGGACGCGGGCGACGGCCTCCTTGCGGCGGCCGGTCGACTGGATGAGGGGCTTCGGCATGGTCCTCGGTCCTCGGGTCAGGCGGTGCGGCGGGCGGCGGCGAGCTCGAGCGGCCGCGGCTGCTGGGCGGCGTGGGGGTGGGTCGGCCCGGCGTACACCTTGAGCTTCTTCGCCATCTGGCGGCCCAGGCGGCCCTTCGGGAGCATCCCCCGGATCGTGCGGCGGACGGCCTCCTCGGGCCGGGTGGCCAGCTCCTGCGCGTAGGTGTGCTGCTTCAGCCCGCCCGGGTAGCCGGTGTGGCGGTGGACCGGCTTGCGCTCGGCCTTGCCGGAGGTGAGGACGACCTTCGCCGCGTTGACGACGATGACGTGGTCGCCGGTGTCGAGGTGGGGGGCGAAGATCGGCTTGTGCTTGCCGCGCAGCACCCTGGCCGCCTCGGTCGCCATCCGACCGAGCACGAGCCCGTCGGCGTCGATCACGAACCAGGCGCGATCGATGTCAGCTGCTTTCGGTGAGAACGTGCGCACGGGCCCTTCCTCGCAAGGTGTCTCGCGCGGCGCGCCGGGAGGCGCACCAGAGCGACAGACCAGCATAGAGGCGGTGCCGGGGAGCGGCAAACCACCGCGGTAGGGTCCGCGCCGATGGAGCTCACGCTGATGCCCATCGTGTTCGTGCGGGACATGGCCGCGTCGGTGGCGTTCTACCAGCGCCTGGGCTTCGAGGCGCCCCGTCCCGTCGACGACCAGTGGAACGAGCTGCGGGCCGGCGACCGGGCCGTGCTCGCCCTGCACCTGAGCGACGCCGCGCCGCCCGACGCCGAGGCCGCGGGCGGCGGCCACGGCCGGGTCGAGCTCGCCTTCGTGGCCCCGGGGCGGCTGGAGGACGTGCTGCGCGAGCTGCGGGCCGCCGGGGCGACGATCGTGCGGGGCATCACCGACGAGCCCTTCGGCCGGTCGCTGGTCGTCGCCGACCCCGACGGCCTGCCGCTCCAGGTCAACGAGCACCGCGCCCCGGCGTAGCCCTCCCCCCGCCCGGCTGGCGTAGCATCTCCGCCAGCGGGAGCCTCGGCGAGCTTCGGGCCGCCCTCGGATCGGCGAGACGACGGCGGAGGACCGACGATGGCCATCACCGAGGCGACGCGCCACCGGCTGTACCAGGCACTCGAGCAGGCGATCGGCCAGGAAGAGGCGACCACGCTCATGGAGCACCTCCCGCCCGTCGGCTGGGACGACGTCGCCACCAGGCGCGACATCGACCACCTGCGCGGCGAGATGGAGCTGCGGTTCGAGGCGCTCGAGCACCGCCTGCTGTCGGCCATGCACCAGGAGACGAAGACCGTCTACCGCACGGTGGTCGCCGCCATCGTCGGCTGCAACGCCGTCCTCGCCGGCGTCGCGCTCGCCCTGGCCTGACCGCCGGCCCGCCGCCCCCCGCCCCTCGGGATCGAGCCCAGCGGCCGACCGCTCAGCGTGCCTGCCCGCGCGGGGGGCGGGTACGATCCGGCTCCCTGCCGCCCGGTGACCGGGCCGGCACCGCCCACCACCGGTCCCGAGGAGGCGACGACGCTCGTGGAGCACCCCTCGCCCACGGCGGCGCCGTGATCACCGTCGACGACGTCAGGGCCGCGAGGGCCCGGGTCCAGCCCGTCCTCCGGCCGACGCCGACCGGCGTGTCCGACTCGCTGAGCGGCATGTGCGGGCGCCAGGTGCTGCTCAAGTCCGAGCACCTCCAGCGGACCGGGTCCTTCAAGATCCGGGGCGCCTACAACCGCATCTCCCACCTGCTGCCGGGCACCGACGTCGTCGCCGCCTCGGCCGGCAACCACGCCCAGGGCGTCGCCCTCGCCGCCAGCCTGTGCGGGCTGAAGAGCACGATCTTCATGCCGGTGACGGCGACGTTCCCGAAGGTCGAGGCGACGAGGGCCTACGGGGCCGAGATCCGCCTGGCCGGCGACGTCGTCGACGACTGCATCCTGATGGCCAAGGCCTACGCCGAGGAGACCGGCGCCCGCTACGTCCCCCCCTTCGACGACCCGCTGATCATCGCCGGCCAGGGCACGCTCGGCCTCGAGCTGGCCGACGAGGCGCCGCACGCCGAGGTCGTGCTCGTCCCGGTCGGCGGGGGCGGGCTCATCTCCGGCGTCGCCGTCGCCCTGGCCGCCACCCGGCCGGGGGTGCGCATCGTCGGCGTCGAGGCCGAGGGCGCGGCGTCGATGGCCGCCTCGCTCTACGCCGGGCGCTGCGTCCGCCTCGGGGCCCTGTCCACGATGGCCGACGGCATCGCCCTGAAGGAGCCCACCCCGCTCACCCTCGAGCACGTCGAGGCCTACGTGGACGACATCGTCACCGTCTCCGACGAGGAGATCGGCCGGGCCCTGATCCTCCTGCTCGAGCGGGCCAAGGCGGTCGTGGAGCCGTCGGGCGCCGTCGGGGTCGCCGCCCTGCTGGCCGGGAAGGTGGCCGGCACCGGCCCGGCCGTCGCCGTCCTGTCCGGCGGCAACGTCGACCCGCTGCTGCTCATCAAGCTGATCGAGCACGGCCTGTCGGCGGCCGGCCGCTACCTGATGATGCGGGTGGTCGTGAAGGACCGCCCCGGCGCCCTGGCCGACGTCGCCCGGGTCGTCGCCGCCCACGGGCTCAACGTGCTCGACGTCGAGCACCACCGGGCCGGGCCCCGGGTCGGGGTGGACGAGGTCGAGATCCTGCTGACCGTCGAGGCCCGCGACCCCGACCACGGCGGCGAGGTCGTCAACGCCCTGAAGGGCGAGGGCTACGGGGTCGCGCTGGTCTCGTAGCCGTCGTCGCCGTCGTAGCGGACCAGCCACAGGCACAGCCCGTGGGGCGGGGCCAGGTTGCCCGCCCGGTGCCGGTCCCCGGACCGCAGGATCGTCGTCATCTCCCCGGCCCGCAGGCGGCCGCGCCCCATGTCGACGAGGGTCCCGACCAGGCTGCGGACCATCTGGTGGCAGAACGCGTTCGCCTCGATCCCGAACCGCAGCAGGCCGTCGCCCAGGTCCTCCCAGCGGGCCTCGACCACCCGGCGGACGAGCGACGGCGGCGGGTCGGCCCGCCTCGCCGCCCGGCAGAACGAGGAGAAGTCGTGCTCGCCGACGAGGGCGTCGGCGCCGAGGCGCATGGCCGGCAGGTCGAGCGGGGTCGGCACGTGCCAGGCCGTGGCCGCGAGGAACGGGTCGGGGACGGCCCGGTTCAGCACCGTGTAGCGGTAGACCCTGGCCGTGGCCGAGTGGCGGGCGTCGAACCCGTCGGGGGCGACCGCCGCGTGGCGGACGACGACGGCCGGGCCGACCTGGTGGTTGACCGCGTCGCGCAGCCGGTCGAGGTCGAGCCGGTCGGCGCCCGTGTCGAAGCTGACGACCTGGCCCCAGGCGTGGACCCCGCTGTCGGTGCGGCCGGCGCAGGCCAGCGTGACCGGGTGGCCGAGCACCCGGGCCAGCGCGTCGGCGAGCACGCCGCCGACCGTGCGCACGCCGGGGTTGGGCGCGAACCCGGAGAACCCCCGCCCGTCGTAGGCGACGGTCATCCGGACCCGCGCCAGCGGTGGGCGCGGGCCGGCCGGCTCCGGCTCGAAGAGCGTCAGACCAGTTCGATGCGCGCCATCGGCGCGTTGTCGCCGTGGCGCGGGCCGAGCTTCAGGATCCGGGTGTAGCCGCCGTTGCGGTCGGCGTAGCGGGGCCCGATCTCCTCGAACAGCTTGTGGGCCATGTCCTTGTCGCCGAGGAAGGAGACCACCTGGCGGTGGCGGTGGACGCCGCCCTTCTTCGCCTTGGTGATCATCTTCTCGGCCACCGGGCGCAGCGCCTTGGCCTTGGCCTCGGTGGTGACGAGGGCCTCGGCCGCGACGAGCGAGGCGACCAGGTTGGCCATCATCAGCCGCTGGTGGGCGGCGTCGCCGCCGAACCGGCGCGACTTGCGGGGGGTGGCGGGCATCGTCCTAGTCCTTCCTGCGCAGCGACAGCCCGCGCTCGTCCAGCTTCTGGATCACCTCGTCGAGCGACTTCTGCCCGAAGTTCGTGATGGCGAGCAGGTCGTCCTCGGTCTTCTGGAGCAGTTCGCCGATGGTGTTGACCTGCGCCCGCTTGAGGCAGTTGCGGGGGCGCTCGGACAGGTCGAGGTCCTCGATCGGCAGGTCCAGGTCGGGCGACCCGGCGCTGGCCCCGGCCACCTCGCCGAGCTCGAGCCCGAGGGGCTGGTCGCTCATCTCCTCGACCAGCTGGACGAGGGTGCGGAGGGTGGCGCCCGCGGAGGCGAGGGCGTCGCGGGGCGTGATCGAGCCGTCGGTCTCGATGTCGAGCACGAGGCGGTCGTAGTCGGTGGACATCTCCACCCGGGTGGGCTCGACCTCGAAGGTCACCCGGCGCACCGGGGAGAAGATGGCGTCGACCGGGATCACGCCGATGGTCGAGGTGGCCTTGCCCCGGTCGGCCGACAGGTAGCCCCTGCCCCGCTCGATGGTCAGGTCGACGGCGAGGCGGCCGCTGCCGTTCAGGGTGGCGACGTGCAGGTCGCCGTTGAGGATCTCGACGTCGGCCGGGGTCTGGAGGTCGCCGGCGGTGACGTCGGCGGGGCCGCGCACGTCGAGGCGGACGGTGACCGGCTCGTCCGAGGTCGACGTGAGGACGATGTCCTTCAGGTTCAGGATGATGTCGGTGACGTCCTCGGTGCAGCCGGGGATCGTGTCGAACTCGTGCAGCGCGTCGTCGAAGCGCACCTGGGTGATGGCGGCGCCGGGGATCGACGACAGCAGGGTGCGGCGCAGCGAGTTGCCGATGGTGTGGCCGAAGCCGGGCTCGAGCGGGCTGATCGAGAACCGCTGGCGGTTGCCCTCGGCCTCGCCCAGCGGCTCGACGGTCGGGCGTTGGATGACCAGCATGACGCGTCCTTCGCGGGGGGAGAGGTGGTTACTTCGAGTAGAGCTCGACGATGAGCTGCTCGCGCACGGGCACGTCGATGTGCTCGCGCAGCGGCAGGTCCCGGACGGTGACGGCGGCGCCGCCCTCGCCCGTCTCGAGCCACGGCGGCGTGGAGCGGTCGATCGTGTCGAGGTTGTGGCGGACGACGATCATCGCCCTGGCCTTGTCGCCCAGGGTGACGACGTCGCCCTTGCGGGCCTGGTAGCTCGGCACCGTGACCCGCCGGCCGTTGACCCGGACGTGCCCGTGGCGCACGAGCTGGCGCGCCTGGGCCCGGCTCGCGCCCCAGCCGGCCCGGTAGGCGACGTTGTCGAGGCGCAGCTCGAGCATGCGCAGGAGGTTCTCGCCGGTGACGCCCTGCTGGCGGTTGGCCTCGGCGTACAGGTTCCGGAACTGCTTCTCCATCAGGCCGTAGATGCGGCGGGCCTTCTGCTTCTCACGCAGCTGGACGAGGTACTCCGACCCCTGGCGCTGGCGGGCCCGGCCGTGCTCGCCGGGCGGGTAGGGGCGCCGCTCGATCGGGCACTTCATCGAGTCGCACTTGGCGCCCTTCAGGTACAGCTTCATCCGCTCCCGGCGGCAGAGCCGGCAGACCGGACCGATGTAACGAGCCATCCTGGCCTCAGACCCTCCTGCGCTTGGGGGGACGGCACCCGTTGTGGGGCACCGGGGTGACGTCCTTGATGCCGGTGACCTCGATGCCGGCGCTCTGGAGGGAGCGGATGGCGGTCTCGCGGCCCGAGCCCGGGCCCTTGACCACCACGTCGACCTTGCGGACGCCGTGCTCCATGGCCCGCCGCGCGCACTGCTCGGCCGCCATCTGGGCGGCGAACGGCGTCGACTTGCGGGACCCCTTGAACCCGACGTTGCCGGCCGAGGCCCAGGAGAGCACGTTCCCCTCCTGGTCGGTGATGGCGATGATCGTGTTGTTGAACGAGCTCTTGATGTGGGCGACGCCGTAGGCGACGTTCTTGCGCTCGCGGCGGCGGGGCCGCCGACCACCCGGCTTGGGCTTGGCCATCTAGTGCTTCCTCACCGTCTTCTTCTTGCCGGCGACCGGCTTCTTCGGGCCCTTGCGGGTCCGGGCGTTGGTGTGGGTGCGCTGCCCGTGGACCGGGAGCCCGCGCCGGTGGCGGAGGCCCTGGTAGCAGCCGATCTCGATCTTGCGGCGGATGTCCTGGTCGACGTCCCGGCGGAGGTCGCCCTCGACCTTCAGGTTGCCGTCGATCCAGTTCCTGATCCGGGTGACCTCCTCGTCGGTGAGGTCCCGGGCCCTCGTGCCGGGGTCGATCCC comes from Acidimicrobiales bacterium and encodes:
- a CDS encoding DNA-directed RNA polymerase subunit alpha produces the protein MLVIQRPTVEPLGEAEGNRQRFSISPLEPGFGHTIGNSLRRTLLSSIPGAAITQVRFDDALHEFDTIPGCTEDVTDIILNLKDIVLTSTSDEPVTVRLDVRGPADVTAGDLQTPADVEILNGDLHVATLNGSGRLAVDLTIERGRGYLSADRGKATSTIGVIPVDAIFSPVRRVTFEVEPTRVEMSTDYDRLVLDIETDGSITPRDALASAGATLRTLVQLVEEMSDQPLGLELGEVAGASAGSPDLDLPIEDLDLSERPRNCLKRAQVNTIGELLQKTEDDLLAITNFGQKSLDEVIQKLDERGLSLRRKD
- the rpsD gene encoding 30S ribosomal protein S4 — translated: MARYIGPVCRLCRRERMKLYLKGAKCDSMKCPIERRPYPPGEHGRARQRQGSEYLVQLREKQKARRIYGLMEKQFRNLYAEANRQQGVTGENLLRMLELRLDNVAYRAGWGASRAQARQLVRHGHVRVNGRRVTVPSYQARKGDVVTLGDKARAMIVVRHNLDTIDRSTPPWLETGEGGAAVTVRDLPLREHIDVPVREQLIVELYSK
- the rpsK gene encoding 30S ribosomal protein S11, which encodes MAKPKPGGRRPRRRERKNVAYGVAHIKSSFNNTIIAITDQEGNVLSWASAGNVGFKGSRKSTPFAAQMAAEQCARRAMEHGVRKVDVVVKGPGSGRETAIRSLQSAGIEVTGIKDVTPVPHNGCRPPKRRRV
- the rpsM gene encoding 30S ribosomal protein S13 yields the protein MARIAGVDVPREKRMEVALTYIYGIGRTTASQICEATGIDPGTRARDLTDEEVTRIRNWIDGNLKVEGDLRRDVDQDIRRKIEIGCYQGLRHRRGLPVHGQRTHTNARTRKGPKKPVAGKKKTVRKH